A region of the Mycobacterium sp. NBC_00419 genome:
GACAGGACCACGCCCGCTGGTGCGCGCGTTGCTGACGGGCCAGCAGCAGTAGATGACGGATGTGCAGTCTGCTGGAGGCCGCATGAGCACGGGACGCTCGCGGCCCCCTGCCGTGGCGCGGACCATTCGCCTGCTCGCGATACCGATCATCCTGGTCTGGGTGTCATTGACGGTCGTCGCGACCTTCTGGGGCCCCTGGTTGGAGACGGTCGGTCGTCAGCATTCGGTGCCGCTGGCTCCGCAGGACGCCCCCGCCGTGCAAGCCATGCAGCGCATCGGCGCCGACTTCAAAGAATCGAAGTCGGACAGTTTCGCGATGCTGATCATCGAGGGCCAGCAGCCGCTCGGCGAAGACGCGCACGCCTACTACAACGATCTGGTCCGCCAGCTCAAAGAAGATCCCAAGCATGTCGAGCACATCCAGGATCTGTGGAGTGACCGGCTCACCGCGGCGGGCGTGCAAAGCGCGGACGGCAAAGCCGTCTATGTGCAGCTGAATCTGGCTGGTAATCAAGGCACGACCCTCGGCCAGGATTCCATCGCCGCCGCGCGCCATATCGTCGACAAGACCCCTGCACCACCGGGTGTCCAGGCCTACGTCACCGGCCCAGCCGCACTGTCCAGCGATATGCAGCATGCCGGCGACAGATCGATCCTGAAGATGACCCTGATCGGTGCCGTGATCATCTTCGCGGTGCTGCTGCTGGTCTACCGCTCGATAATCACCGTCATCGCCCTGTTGATCACCGTGGGCACCGAGCTGTTCGCAGCCCGCGCCGTCGTCGCCTTCCTCGCCGACCACAGCGTGTTTTCCCTCTCCACGTTCGCGGTCAATCTTCTTGTCGCCCTTGCGATGGCCGCCGGGACCGACTACGGCATCTTCTTCTTCGGGCGGTATCAGGAGGCCCGCCAGGCCGGCGAGGACGTCGAAACCGCCTACTACAGCACGTTCCGTGGGGTCGCGCCCGTGGTGATGGGCTCCGGTTTGACGATCGCGGGCGCGATGCTGTGCCTCAGCGTCACCCGGTTGCCGATCTTCCAGACCATCGGAGTTCCCTGCGCGATCGGCATGGTTGTCGCCGTCGCGGTCGCCATCACGCTGGTGCCCGCGGTGCTGGCCGCGGGTGGGCGCGTGGGCCTGTTCGACCCGACCCGCAAGATCGGGGTCCGCCGCTGGCGGCGGGTTGGTACGGCCATCGTCCGCTGGCCGGCACCCATCCTGGTCGCGACGCTGGCGGTCGCGTCGCTGGGCCTGATCGCGCTGCCCGGCTATCAGACGAGCTACAACGACCGCCTCTACATCCCCGACGACGTCCCCGCCAACGTGGGATATGCGGCAGCACAACGGCATTTCACCCAGGCTCGCATGCTGCCCGAGATCCTGATGATCGAGTCCGATCGGGACATGCGCAACCCCGCCGACTTCCTGGTGCTGCACAAACTCGCCAAGGCGATCTTCCGTGTTCCCGGCATTTCCCGGGTGCAGGGCATCACCCGGCCCGAAGGCACACCGATCGAACACACGTCGATCCCCTTTCTGATCAGCCTGCAGAGTGCTTCGCAGCAGCAGAGCATGAAGTTCATGCGCGATCAGGTCGACCAGATGGGCAAAATGGCCGGCCTGATGGATAGGCAGATCACTGTTCTGAGGCGCATGTACGACTTTCAGAAGCAGATCACGGTCACTACACACAAAACGATCGAGCTGACCACACAGATGGCCGAGGTCGTCGCGCAGTTGCGCGATGCCGTCTCGATTTTC
Encoded here:
- a CDS encoding MMPL/RND family transporter, whose protein sequence is MSTGRSRPPAVARTIRLLAIPIILVWVSLTVVATFWGPWLETVGRQHSVPLAPQDAPAVQAMQRIGADFKESKSDSFAMLIIEGQQPLGEDAHAYYNDLVRQLKEDPKHVEHIQDLWSDRLTAAGVQSADGKAVYVQLNLAGNQGTTLGQDSIAAARHIVDKTPAPPGVQAYVTGPAALSSDMQHAGDRSILKMTLIGAVIIFAVLLLVYRSIITVIALLITVGTELFAARAVVAFLADHSVFSLSTFAVNLLVALAMAAGTDYGIFFFGRYQEARQAGEDVETAYYSTFRGVAPVVMGSGLTIAGAMLCLSVTRLPIFQTIGVPCAIGMVVAVAVAITLVPAVLAAGGRVGLFDPTRKIGVRRWRRVGTAIVRWPAPILVATLAVASLGLIALPGYQTSYNDRLYIPDDVPANVGYAAAQRHFTQARMLPEILMIESDRDMRNPADFLVLHKLAKAIFRVPGISRVQGITRPEGTPIEHTSIPFLISLQSASQQQSMKFMRDQVDQMGKMAGLMDRQITVLRRMYDFQKQITVTTHKTIELTTQMAEVVAQLRDAVSIFDDFFRPIRNYLYWEPHCYNIPMCFSIRSIFDALDGINTATEKLQELLPTLNTMDELQQQLLAEMPRQIAILEQMRDMSKTMHATMSGSLDVMDETNNDANAMGQAYDAAKDDDTFWLPPEVFDNADFKKAMSSFLSPDGKSARFIISHKGDPATPEGIARTDKIRTAAEEALKTTPLSGAKIYLAGTASTFKDFREGSNYDLLIAGVGALCLIFIIMLVITRSLIAALVIVGTVALSLGSSFGLSVLIWQYIFGIKLHWMVLPMSVIVLLAVGSDYNLLLVARMKEEIAAGINTGIIRAMGSTGKVVTNAGLVFAFTMAAMVVSDLQIIGQVGTTIAIGLLFDTLVVRSFMTPSIAALLGRWFWWPQVVRPRPASQMLRPYGTRLTVRELLERDEVRSEEPVTAELPRPVT